Proteins encoded in a region of the Ralstonia pseudosolanacearum genome:
- the phoR gene encoding phosphate regulon sensor histidine kinase PhoR, translating into MNIIWTRFVVAVALMGLVTLGLYFFVGHAVAFAAFSAMLLTMLLYYVYQLQRLWRVLESPAYGEIPSALGLWGEVYYRLHRLMKGWRTQVLQVEQQHSRFIQAIQASPNGVLMLDGEDQIEWCNAVAEEHFGLSAKRDLRQRITHLIRRPEFVRYLARGEFEEPLTMRDMGPHKQSIVSAQVLPYGEDRKLLVSQDITKLENTESMRRDFVANVSHELKTPLTVLSGFLETVRDLPLSEDDKRRYLEMMHVQATRMQHLVEDLLALATLEGNSEPPSITRVPMQRVMLQLQHDAEALSAGRHAISMTCDASVSVCGAELELLSAFSNLVSNAIRYTPDGGRISLDWSAREGHAVFSVTDTGIGIAPEHIPRLTERFYRVDRSRSRDTGGTGLGLAIVKHVLSRHGADLQVVSERGKGSTFRASFPPERTVVRGAGGAGAERAA; encoded by the coding sequence ATGGGGCTGGTGACACTGGGGTTGTACTTCTTTGTCGGCCACGCGGTCGCCTTTGCGGCGTTCAGCGCGATGCTGCTGACGATGCTGCTGTACTACGTCTATCAGCTCCAGCGGCTGTGGCGCGTGCTGGAGTCGCCCGCGTATGGCGAGATTCCCAGCGCGCTCGGCCTGTGGGGCGAGGTGTATTACCGCCTGCACCGGCTGATGAAGGGCTGGCGCACGCAGGTGCTGCAGGTCGAGCAGCAGCACAGCCGCTTCATCCAGGCGATCCAGGCCTCGCCCAATGGGGTGCTGATGCTCGACGGCGAGGACCAGATCGAGTGGTGCAACGCCGTCGCCGAGGAGCACTTCGGTCTGTCCGCCAAGCGCGACCTGCGCCAGCGCATCACTCACCTGATCCGCCGACCGGAATTCGTCCGCTATCTTGCGCGCGGTGAGTTCGAGGAGCCCCTCACCATGCGCGACATGGGCCCGCACAAGCAGAGCATCGTGTCCGCCCAGGTGCTGCCCTACGGCGAGGACCGCAAGCTGCTGGTGTCGCAGGACATCACCAAGCTGGAGAACACTGAGTCGATGCGGCGTGATTTCGTTGCCAACGTCTCGCACGAGCTGAAGACGCCGCTGACGGTGTTGTCCGGTTTTCTCGAGACTGTGCGCGATCTGCCGCTGTCGGAGGACGACAAGCGGCGCTACCTGGAGATGATGCACGTGCAGGCCACCCGCATGCAGCACCTGGTGGAGGACCTGCTGGCGCTGGCCACGCTGGAGGGCAATTCCGAGCCGCCCTCGATCACACGGGTGCCGATGCAGCGTGTGATGCTCCAGCTGCAGCACGATGCCGAGGCGCTGTCCGCCGGCCGGCACGCGATCAGCATGACCTGCGATGCGTCGGTGAGCGTGTGCGGGGCCGAGCTGGAGCTGCTGTCGGCCTTCAGCAACCTGGTCTCCAATGCCATCCGCTACACGCCCGACGGCGGCCGGATCAGCCTGGACTGGTCGGCCCGGGAAGGGCATGCGGTGTTTTCCGTGACCGATACCGGCATCGGCATCGCGCCCGAACATATCCCGCGCCTGACCGAGCGCTTCTACCGGGTGGACCGCAGCCGCTCGCGCGATACCGGCGGCACCGGCCTCGGCCTGGCGATCGTCAAGCACGTGCTGTCGCGGCACGGGGCCGACCTGCAGGTCGTCAGCGAGCGCGGCAAGGGCAGCACGTTCCGCGCGAGCTTCCCGCCGGAGCGGACGGTGGTGCGCGGTGCGGGTGGGGCCGGCGCCGAGCGCGCGGCCTGA